In Cyanobacterium stanieri LEGE 03274, the following proteins share a genomic window:
- a CDS encoding glycosyltransferase family 2 protein: protein MKNELTLIISYRQRQLGFYSFYNWFTSLHFGLKNIVKIIFIESDTQPTLAIQEKIEKIGASYFFVQNNGVFHKTALLNHGLNLVDTKYLMAYDIDLIPHNNSLFTHLEIAKKSSFFLVTGYRLMVQQPLVDNKNDLNFIVEQSAIAPEDQPSALKKHLTSHERFGVLPLFRTEELQKIGGWDENFIGWGGEDQDIIQRYCNEGYHLCRVPDLVYLHLNHHHNPDWYSPDIVNKNREYYYRKYKNNDS from the coding sequence ATGAAAAATGAGCTTACCTTAATCATATCCTACCGACAAAGACAACTAGGATTTTATTCTTTTTATAACTGGTTTACGTCACTTCATTTTGGACTAAAAAACATAGTCAAAATAATTTTTATTGAAAGTGATACACAACCCACTTTAGCTATTCAAGAAAAAATAGAAAAAATAGGTGCTAGTTACTTTTTTGTTCAAAATAATGGTGTTTTTCATAAAACAGCCCTTCTTAATCATGGTCTTAACTTAGTTGATACTAAATATCTGATGGCTTATGATATTGACTTAATTCCCCATAACAATAGCCTTTTTACCCATTTAGAAATAGCTAAAAAATCATCTTTTTTCTTAGTAACTGGTTATCGTTTAATGGTACAACAACCATTGGTTGATAATAAAAATGACCTTAATTTTATTGTAGAACAAAGTGCGATCGCCCCTGAAGACCAACCAAGTGCCCTCAAAAAACATCTTACCAGCCACGAGAGATTTGGAGTTTTGCCCCTATTTCGTACCGAAGAATTACAGAAAATAGGGGGTTGGGATGAAAACTTTATCGGTTGGGGGGGAGAAGATCAAGATATTATACAAAGATATTGTAATGAAGGTTATCACCTTTGTCGAGTGCCAGACCTAGTTTATTTACACCTCAACCATCACCACAATCCCGATTGGTATTCTCCCGACATTGTTAACAAAAATAGAGAATACTATTATCGTAAATATAAAAATAATGACTCCTAG